One Drosophila subobscura isolate 14011-0131.10 chromosome U, UCBerk_Dsub_1.0, whole genome shotgun sequence DNA window includes the following coding sequences:
- the LOC117902350 gene encoding uncharacterized protein LOC117902350: MTSGGTIQETCSSSGSTSGSEFRSPLRILPLECALCSHSQSPGIGHGVAAVAVLAMDAIEICILRMTFQCHSRWWKLHDDNVKAQDAPVAYIFISIGYEHEY; encoded by the exons ATGACAA GCGGCGGCACAATCCAAGAGACGTGTTCTAGCTCTGGCTCTACCTCTGGCTCTGAATTCAGGTCTCCTCTACGCATTTTGCCGCTTGAATGCGCGCTTTGCTCGCATTCACAGTCGCCGGGAATCGGACATGGAGTAGCAGCTGTAGCAGTGTTGGCAATGGATGCCATCGAGATTTGCATATTACGCATGACATTTCAGTGTCATTCGCGCTGGTGGAAGCTTCACGATGACAATGTCAAAGCACAGGATGCACCAgttgcatacattttcataTCAATTGGATACGAACACGAATACTAG